Proteins co-encoded in one Gossypium arboreum isolate Shixiya-1 chromosome 11, ASM2569848v2, whole genome shotgun sequence genomic window:
- the LOC108470861 gene encoding organelle RRM domain-containing protein 2, mitochondrial has product MALRAAATRALFAGAAPQGFSRMCSTVTANSFMPPPITAMGNGEGTPGREQAPPSTNLFVSGLNKRTNSEKLREAFSQFGRVIDARVVTDRVSGYSKGFGFVRYATIEEAEKGRVGMDGKFLEGWVIFAEYARPRPERTPPQSNMSNSNGYNSYGRE; this is encoded by the exons ATGGCTTTGAGGGCGGCGGCGACGAGAGCCTTGTTCGCTGGGGCAGCTCCCCAGGGTTTCAGTCGCATGTGTTCAACAGTTACGGCTAATTCCTTTATGCCGCCTCCAATTACGGCGATGGGCAACGGCGAGGGAACCCCTGGTCGAGAGCAAGCGCCTCCAAGTACCAACCTCTTTGTCTCTG GGCTTAACAAGCGCACTAATTCGGAGAAACTTCGAGAAGCCTTTTCTCAGTTCGGACGTGTAATTGATG cCAGAGTAGTGACTGATCGTGTATCAGGATATTCTAAAGGGTTTGGTTTCGTAAGATATGCCACTATAGAGGAAGCTGAGAAAGGAAGAGTGGGAATGGATGGCAAG TTCCTCGAAGGTTGGGTTATATTTGCAGAGTATGCAAGACCTCGGCCAGAACGAACTCCGCCTCAGAGCAACATGTCTAATTCAAATGGCTATAATTCCTATGGCCGTGAATAA
- the LOC108472304 gene encoding cell wall / vacuolar inhibitor of fructosidase 2-like, whose translation MASQNSNIPTKILVIIALISLGFNNYFLPIDAEETGKALIESTCKKTQYPEECISALESDPGCFTANLTGLTRIAVEKSASKLVETLHIVDMLVQNATSDYPTWGSLVLCRYSYNTSVPQIQEGLQAFDQLKFDKSYKSVEAVKKAVIDCDHQGVKSLTQVNRALLKLIEDTMMILHLLF comes from the coding sequence ATGGCTAGCCAAAATAGTAATATTCCCACCAAAATCTTGGTCATCATAGCCCTAATATCCCTTGGTTTCAACAACTATTTCCTGCCAATTGATGCTGAAGAAACAGGCAAGGCCCTAATTGAATCAACCTGCAAAAAAACACAGTACCCTGAAGAATGTATCTCAGCTTTGGAATCAGATCCTGGCTGCTTCACTGCCAACTTAACTGGGTTAACACGGATTGCAGTGGAGAAATCAGCTTCTAAACTTGTTGAAACCTTACACATTGTTGACATGTTGGTGCAGAATGCGACGTCAGATTATCCAACATGGGGGTCCCTTGTGTTGTGTCGATATTCTTATAACACCAGTGTTCCTCAAATCCAGGAAGGTCTACAGGCTTTTGATCAGCTCAAGTTTGATAAGTCGTATAAAAGTGTTGAGGCTGTTAAGAAAGCTGTCATTGACTGTGATCATCAGGGAGTGAAAAGCTTAACCCAAGTTAATAGAGCTTTGCTTAAGCTCATCGAGGATACCATGATGATATTGCATCTTCTTTTCTAA
- the LOC108472303 gene encoding cell wall / vacuolar inhibitor of fructosidase 2-like — translation MANQISNISPKILVIITLISIVFNNNFRPIDAEETGKALIESTCKKTQYPEECISALESNPGSFTANLTGLTRIAVEKSASKLVETLHIVETLVLNATDYLTWGFLVNCRDTYNISVPQIRRGLQAFDQLKFDKSYKSVEAVNNAVIGCDRQGWTLPILTQVNRALFRLTKDTMMILHLLF, via the coding sequence ATGGCTAACCAAATTAGTAATATTTCCCCCAAAATCTTGGTCATCATAACCCTAATTTCCATTGTTTTCAACAACAATTTCCGGCCAATTGATGCTGAAGAAACAGGCAAGGCCCTGATTGAATCAACCTGTAAAAAAACACAGTACCCTGAAGAATGTATCTCAGCTTTGGAATCAAATCCTGGCAGCTTCACCGCCAACTTAACTGGGTTAACACGGATTGCAGTGGAGAAATCAGCTTCTAAACTTGTTGAAACCTTACACATTGTGGAAACGTTGGTGCTGAATGCGACAGATTATCTAACATGGGGGTTCCTTGTCAACTGTCGTGATACTTACAACATCAGCGTTCCTCAAATCCGGAGAGGTCTACAGGCTTTTGATCAGCTCAAGTTTGATAAATCGTATAAAAGTGTTGAGGCTGTTAATAATGCAGTCATTGGGTGTGATCGTCAGGGATGGACATTGCCAATCTTAACCCAAGTTAATAGAGCTTTGTTTAGGCTCACCAAGGATACCATGATGATCTTGCATCTTCTTTTCTAA